Proteins co-encoded in one Aspergillus luchuensis IFO 4308 DNA, chromosome 6, nearly complete sequence genomic window:
- a CDS encoding uncharacterized protein (COG:S;~EggNog:ENOG410PII3;~InterPro:IPR005645,IPR029058;~PFAM:PF03959;~antiSMASH:Cluster_6.4) produces MHFLCLHGAIGNTETITIQLAPLLKELNTDNSTTTFHYLNGPLLVSPPPGFEAYFGVGPHYRWIDDGQKPGKSTIRRVRDLPTSESNDDAMREVLGDVHCRNYTDLMDYIEGVLEKNPEIGGMIAYSEGAAAAATYILDEQRRHREDGRERQIKCAMFVGGWPAMRRDTKGFILADDGGDEMIDIPTLHVLGANDPYRYGSEALFETCDPDAAEFFDMGKGHTLPRSGLVISELAQSVRDLFRRTE; encoded by the exons ATGCATTTCCTCTGCCTTCACGGCGCCATCGGCAACACCGAG ACTATCACCATTCAGTTGG CACCACTATTGAAGGAGTTAAACACCGACaattcaacaacaaccttTCACTATCTCAATGGTCCTCTCCTggtttctcctcccccaggATTCGAGGCGTATTTCGGTGTGGGACCGCATTACCGGTGGATTGATGACGGCCAAAAGCCCGGAAAGTCCACGATTCGGCGCGTCCGGGACCTTCCAACTAGCGAGAGCAATGATGATGCCATGAGGGAGGTCTTAGGGGATGTACACTGTCGAAACTATACAGATCTCATGGATTACATTGAGGGtgtcttggagaagaaccCAGAAATCGGCGGGATGATCGCCTACAGCGAAGGAGCTGCGGCAGCTGCGACGTATATTCTCGATGAACAACGTCGACATCGCGAAGACGGCCGCGAGCGCCAAATCAAGTGTGCCATGTTCGTTGGAGGCTGGCCGGCCATGAGGCGAGACACGAAGGGGTTCATCCTTGCAGATGACGGCGGGGATGAAATGATCGACATTCCCACGCTTCATGTCCTAGGGGCGAACG ACCCTTACCGATATGGCTCGGAAGCACTCTTTGAAACCTGCGATCCTGATGCAGCTGAGTTCTTTGATATGGGCAAAGGCCATACTCTTCCACGGTCGGGGCTGGTGATCAGTGAATTAGCGCAGTCAGTGCGGGACTTGTTCAGAAGGACGGAGTAG